A genomic window from Algoriphagus sp. Y33 includes:
- a CDS encoding exodeoxyribonuclease V subunit beta — protein MDHKPFIIYKSSAGSGKTYTLTLEYLKLALQSPHAFKQILAVTFTNKATQEMKERILEELKRLRGQVSPEDKMDGELMRSLHVDEAGLKFLARQTLTAILHDYGRFSVSTIDSFFQKVVRAFAREIDLNAKFDVELDQLAVLERVVDRVVMLVMEDEFLHKWLVDYAYEQIQNGKSWDIRRNIRGLGQQIFQEDFKKYSPEIKEFLKDKENITLLQSFVRERKQEIVGIAKELGKQADLIRISNGLEWTDFAGGSRSFARLFEKLGDRNQPIPILTDSQKSKIDNPETWFAKSSKQIDAILSAYDQGLNQILHQITALGSKWNTLQAIAKNSYVYGVFRNLLDELTLVKDEENILLISDANEFLKEITKGNDTPFIYEKVGNQYKNYLIDEFQDTSGFQWDSFKPLLENSLGQNQTNLLVGDVKQSIYRWRGGEMKLLLSQVEDEIGKERIQLENLDKNFRSLPNIINFNNAVFKALPSAMEQVLSESYAVENPQILSQAYSDSFQKVSPKKEKSVFKGKVKLEFIDPKNEDEEGNFDEVVLSKLPDLVMELQDHGYELEDIAFLVRRKSEGEAIADCLMSYAADNPDSQYSFDVLSDESMYLNKAASVKALVSGFNYLHNPSDKVQYKTMWYYLAVLMNAPVDHELFALDRMPAYFEEQVKAFGEKEILMLQLPLMEALEELIKVLGLMEIGLERAYISGFKEAVYDFTATNRADLSGFLEWWEINQTKRTVKIPEGHNAMRILTIHKSKGLQFKVVVMPFLKWTIFDTNKGNVVWSPFEDREKGLSAIIPLTLNGNLADSDFRDTYAEEATMAYLDSLNMLYVALTRAEDVFFGFLPYKEKIGSQNSMEVQLQQLIQSPQSSGTDMSWISYYDQESKIFEFGDWPENRLKTVESKNSPELRWAYKNWSEVLTLKKYAADFSLEGMEQRKKQKFGLIVHEILELSADKNAALQNLQTFYFEGRLNEEEKQLVERQLEHLFTDPLFASWFGAKGILLAEQGILLPGGKQKRPDRIILNESEALIVDFKTGEAQIRYASQVREYMELVSRLSQKPTKGYLCYLETGLIEEVYA, from the coding sequence ATGGATCATAAACCGTTTATTATTTACAAATCCTCCGCAGGCTCGGGTAAGACCTATACGCTGACGCTGGAGTATCTCAAGCTTGCGCTGCAAAGCCCTCATGCATTCAAGCAAATCTTAGCCGTGACCTTTACCAATAAAGCTACACAGGAGATGAAGGAGCGGATATTGGAAGAGCTGAAAAGACTGAGGGGCCAAGTCAGTCCCGAAGACAAGATGGACGGGGAATTGATGCGTTCACTACATGTGGACGAGGCAGGGCTAAAGTTCCTTGCCCGGCAGACACTCACGGCGATTCTTCATGATTACGGAAGATTTTCGGTGAGTACGATTGACAGTTTCTTCCAAAAAGTGGTAAGGGCATTTGCCCGGGAGATTGACTTGAATGCCAAGTTTGATGTGGAATTGGATCAATTGGCAGTGTTGGAGCGCGTGGTAGACCGGGTGGTGATGCTGGTGATGGAAGATGAATTTCTCCATAAATGGCTCGTGGATTATGCCTATGAACAAATCCAGAATGGCAAATCCTGGGATATTAGGCGCAATATTCGAGGCCTTGGTCAGCAGATTTTTCAGGAGGATTTCAAAAAATATTCCCCTGAAATCAAGGAGTTTCTGAAGGATAAGGAAAATATTACTTTACTACAGTCTTTTGTCCGTGAGCGAAAGCAAGAGATTGTCGGTATCGCCAAAGAACTGGGGAAACAGGCGGACTTGATCCGCATTTCGAATGGTCTGGAATGGACGGATTTCGCCGGAGGTTCCAGGTCATTTGCCAGGCTGTTTGAGAAATTGGGTGATAGAAACCAGCCTATTCCTATTCTAACGGATTCGCAGAAGAGTAAAATCGATAATCCTGAAACTTGGTTTGCAAAATCAAGTAAGCAAATCGATGCAATTCTATCTGCTTACGACCAAGGCTTAAACCAAATTTTGCATCAGATTACAGCCTTGGGCTCAAAGTGGAATACGCTGCAGGCAATTGCCAAAAACAGTTACGTCTATGGTGTTTTTAGAAATTTGCTGGACGAACTTACCCTTGTCAAGGATGAGGAAAACATACTTCTGATCTCTGATGCCAATGAATTTCTCAAGGAAATCACCAAGGGAAATGATACGCCTTTTATCTATGAAAAAGTCGGAAATCAGTATAAAAACTATCTGATTGATGAATTTCAGGATACTTCGGGATTTCAATGGGACAGCTTTAAACCACTTCTGGAAAACTCACTTGGGCAAAATCAGACTAACCTGCTCGTAGGAGATGTGAAGCAATCGATCTATCGCTGGCGTGGTGGAGAGATGAAATTATTGCTTTCCCAGGTGGAGGATGAAATAGGCAAGGAACGCATCCAGTTGGAAAATCTGGACAAAAATTTCCGTAGCCTTCCGAATATCATCAATTTCAACAATGCTGTTTTTAAAGCATTGCCTTCAGCGATGGAGCAGGTCTTAAGTGAAAGCTACGCTGTGGAAAATCCGCAGATCCTTTCGCAGGCTTATTCGGATTCCTTTCAGAAAGTTTCTCCAAAGAAGGAAAAGTCAGTTTTTAAGGGAAAAGTCAAATTGGAGTTTATCGATCCAAAAAATGAGGATGAAGAAGGGAATTTCGATGAGGTGGTTTTATCGAAGTTACCCGATTTGGTCATGGAGCTACAGGATCACGGATATGAGCTGGAGGATATCGCTTTTCTGGTGAGGAGAAAGTCAGAAGGGGAGGCTATAGCGGATTGCCTGATGAGTTATGCGGCAGATAATCCCGATTCACAGTATAGTTTTGATGTGCTCTCCGACGAGTCCATGTATCTGAACAAAGCGGCATCAGTGAAGGCCTTGGTTTCAGGCTTCAATTACCTGCACAATCCGTCTGATAAGGTTCAGTACAAAACCATGTGGTATTATTTGGCAGTGTTGATGAACGCACCCGTAGATCATGAACTGTTTGCATTGGATAGAATGCCCGCTTACTTCGAAGAACAAGTCAAAGCTTTCGGAGAAAAGGAAATCCTGATGCTTCAATTGCCTCTGATGGAGGCATTGGAAGAGTTGATCAAAGTGCTAGGCCTGATGGAAATTGGTTTGGAGAGAGCCTATATTTCGGGGTTCAAGGAAGCGGTGTATGACTTTACGGCAACTAATCGGGCTGACCTGAGTGGTTTTCTGGAATGGTGGGAAATCAATCAAACCAAGCGCACAGTCAAAATTCCAGAAGGGCATAACGCCATGAGGATTCTGACAATTCACAAATCTAAAGGGCTGCAGTTTAAGGTGGTCGTGATGCCGTTTCTGAAATGGACGATCTTCGATACCAACAAAGGAAATGTGGTCTGGTCACCATTTGAGGATAGGGAAAAGGGACTTTCCGCTATTATTCCGCTCACGCTTAATGGGAATTTGGCAGATTCAGATTTTAGAGACACTTATGCTGAGGAAGCCACCATGGCTTATTTGGATAGTCTGAATATGTTGTATGTGGCACTCACAAGGGCTGAGGATGTTTTCTTTGGATTTTTGCCCTACAAGGAGAAAATCGGATCACAGAACTCCATGGAGGTCCAGCTTCAGCAATTGATCCAATCTCCACAGTCTTCCGGAACTGACATGAGCTGGATTTCATATTATGACCAAGAGTCAAAAATATTTGAATTTGGAGATTGGCCTGAAAACCGGCTAAAAACAGTGGAGTCTAAAAATTCTCCTGAACTTCGCTGGGCTTATAAAAATTGGTCAGAAGTATTGACACTGAAAAAGTATGCAGCTGACTTTTCATTGGAAGGAATGGAGCAGCGGAAGAAGCAGAAGTTTGGCCTGATCGTGCATGAGATTTTGGAATTATCAGCCGACAAAAATGCGGCTTTGCAGAATTTGCAGACTTTTTATTTTGAAGGGAGATTGAATGAGGAAGAAAAGCAGCTGGTGGAGCGGCAATTGGAGCACCTCTTTACCGATCCGCTTTTTGCTTCATGGTTTGGCGCAAAAGGGATTCTCCTGGCAGAGCAAGGCATTCTTCTTCCGGGAGGAAAGCAGAAGAGACCTGATAGGATTATCCTGAATGAAAGTGAAGCATTGATCGTGGATTTTAAAACAGGCGAAGCACAGATTCGCTACGCCAGTCAGGTAAGAGAATATATGGAACTGGTATCAAGACTATCACAAAAGCCCACCAAAGGTTATTTATGTTATTTGGAAACGGGATTAATCGAGGAGGTTTATGCATAG
- a CDS encoding PD-(D/E)XK nuclease family protein, translating to MHSFLRNTAKEILESGADLQKLTVVLPNRRAGLFFTQHLGSLISEPTWMPEVKTIEEIFYELAGNRPADELTLIFELYRVYRELNPEAETFDRFYFWGEMILKDFNDVDQFMANADKLYHHLSEIKELESDLSFLNESQVALIKQFWSSFIRQDRDHQEKFLKFWQLLSPLYTSFQGSLAISGLAYSGMLYRKVAESLHTIPRPEKVHHFIGFNAFTGAEEALIKHYLIAFDAKIYWDVDAYYLEDKVQEAGMFFRDYQKDKVFGPTFPERIPTQIEDRKASIKTYATPLKTNQANLVGSILEKIPAGESWEETVVILPDEQMLFPVLHTLPEQVGKVNVTMGYPVKNAPVYSFLEAVLEMQRYIKEEDGKLLFYHTAVKNLLSSIYLKSANPGFAEKLVEEMQLLNQIHVTAEKLHMGGFLYQLIFRKLENDSLFSYLSNLMEALAERLVDEPLQRSYLYQCFKQLTRLREIFAGQDILTINREFFIRLFRQVFREVKLPFEGEPLQGLQIMGVLESRNLDFKRVIICTMNEDSFPPSAGLNSMIPFNIRKAFGLPVQEQNDSIYAYTFYRLLHSAEEVHMIYTTASDQGKAGERSRYIQQMSVELGRTMDEEVVYIPIDQKSPKAITIEKDAEVIRLLDKYLIDENGVSQTSFSPSALSVFLDCRLKFYLQYLANIREKEEVSEEIDAAVFGNLAHLSMEILYQDFAKRKNRTLLEKSDFGELGKLWVFPAIEKAIRNFYHLEDEADTKLNGQMAIARDVLQKYLHQILKIDEASAPFTLISLEKEKVYKAGLRIITSSGEQTVSLKGIIDRVDEHNGSVRLIDYKSGQDNKTFPDVTSLFDRENKSRNKAAMQTMFYGLIYQATNPGNTLPLKPAIFNLREMFGDDFNPYLQQKLPRKEGSEVNDYRQFEEEYSTGLKVLLEDIYNPEIPFDQTEDLKKCGYCAYKEICGR from the coding sequence ATGCATAGTTTCTTAAGAAATACCGCCAAAGAAATCCTCGAAAGCGGGGCTGACCTTCAAAAGCTCACCGTGGTGTTGCCGAATAGGCGTGCCGGATTGTTCTTTACCCAGCATTTGGGGAGTTTGATCAGCGAACCGACTTGGATGCCGGAAGTGAAAACGATCGAGGAAATCTTTTATGAGTTGGCAGGAAATAGACCCGCGGATGAGCTGACTTTAATTTTTGAGCTGTATCGCGTGTACCGGGAGTTGAATCCTGAAGCCGAGACTTTTGACCGGTTTTATTTCTGGGGGGAGATGATTCTCAAAGATTTCAATGATGTGGATCAGTTTATGGCAAATGCGGATAAACTCTACCATCACTTGTCTGAGATCAAGGAGTTGGAGTCGGATTTGAGTTTTCTGAACGAAAGTCAAGTTGCGTTGATCAAGCAATTTTGGTCTTCATTTATCCGTCAGGATAGAGATCATCAGGAGAAATTTTTGAAGTTCTGGCAATTGCTAAGTCCACTTTATACAAGTTTTCAAGGGTCTTTGGCGATATCTGGTTTGGCTTATTCCGGGATGCTCTACAGAAAAGTAGCAGAATCGCTGCATACTATTCCCCGTCCTGAAAAAGTACATCATTTTATAGGTTTCAATGCGTTTACAGGCGCGGAGGAGGCATTGATCAAACATTACCTTATCGCATTTGATGCAAAGATTTATTGGGATGTGGATGCATATTATTTGGAAGATAAGGTACAGGAAGCGGGCATGTTTTTCCGTGATTATCAGAAAGACAAGGTTTTCGGACCCACTTTCCCTGAGCGGATTCCAACACAGATTGAGGATCGAAAGGCAAGTATTAAAACCTATGCGACTCCTTTAAAGACCAATCAGGCAAATTTGGTAGGGTCAATTTTGGAAAAAATCCCTGCCGGTGAGTCTTGGGAAGAGACTGTGGTGATCTTGCCGGATGAGCAGATGCTTTTTCCTGTTCTTCACACGCTGCCCGAGCAAGTGGGTAAGGTAAATGTGACCATGGGATATCCTGTGAAAAATGCACCTGTTTATTCTTTTTTGGAAGCAGTGCTGGAAATGCAGCGGTATATCAAAGAAGAGGATGGAAAGTTGCTTTTCTATCATACGGCTGTAAAAAACCTGCTGAGCTCGATATACCTGAAAAGTGCGAATCCGGGCTTTGCGGAGAAGTTGGTGGAAGAAATGCAGCTCTTGAACCAGATTCATGTTACTGCGGAAAAGCTTCATATGGGAGGATTCTTATATCAGTTGATTTTCCGGAAACTTGAAAACGATTCACTTTTCAGTTACCTGTCCAATCTGATGGAAGCTCTGGCTGAGCGGTTGGTGGACGAGCCTTTGCAGCGTTCCTATCTTTATCAATGTTTCAAGCAGTTGACACGATTACGGGAGATTTTTGCCGGTCAGGATATTCTCACCATCAACAGAGAGTTTTTTATCCGGCTATTTCGGCAGGTTTTCCGGGAGGTCAAATTGCCTTTTGAGGGAGAACCCCTCCAGGGCTTGCAAATCATGGGGGTACTGGAATCCCGAAATCTTGATTTTAAGCGGGTGATCATTTGCACTATGAATGAGGATAGTTTTCCGCCTTCCGCAGGGTTGAATTCCATGATTCCATTTAACATACGTAAAGCGTTTGGATTGCCTGTGCAGGAGCAGAATGACTCGATTTACGCCTACACATTTTATAGATTATTGCACAGTGCGGAGGAAGTACATATGATCTATACGACCGCATCTGATCAGGGAAAGGCCGGCGAAAGGAGCCGATATATTCAGCAAATGTCCGTAGAGCTGGGAAGAACTATGGATGAAGAGGTGGTTTATATTCCAATTGACCAAAAATCTCCTAAAGCGATTACGATAGAGAAAGACGCTGAAGTGATTCGCCTACTTGATAAGTACCTGATCGATGAGAATGGTGTTTCCCAAACTTCCTTTTCACCTTCTGCACTGAGTGTATTTCTGGATTGTAGGTTGAAGTTTTACCTTCAGTACCTAGCAAATATCCGGGAAAAGGAGGAGGTAAGTGAGGAAATTGATGCGGCGGTTTTTGGTAATCTCGCTCACCTGAGCATGGAGATATTGTATCAGGATTTTGCGAAGCGAAAGAATAGAACTTTGCTGGAAAAGTCAGATTTCGGGGAATTGGGGAAATTGTGGGTATTTCCTGCCATTGAAAAAGCAATCCGGAATTTTTATCATTTGGAAGACGAAGCAGATACTAAGCTCAATGGTCAGATGGCTATTGCCCGGGATGTGCTTCAGAAATACCTGCATCAAATTTTAAAAATAGATGAGGCTTCAGCTCCCTTTACCTTGATTTCTTTGGAGAAGGAGAAAGTGTATAAAGCAGGTTTAAGGATCATTACTTCTTCGGGTGAGCAAACAGTTTCCTTAAAGGGGATTATCGACCGTGTGGATGAGCACAATGGTTCGGTGAGACTGATAGATTATAAATCGGGGCAGGACAACAAAACCTTTCCTGATGTTACATCGCTTTTTGACAGAGAGAATAAAAGCCGAAACAAAGCTGCTATGCAGACGATGTTTTATGGCTTAATCTACCAGGCTACTAACCCGGGGAATACATTGCCTCTTAAACCTGCAATTTTTAATCTCAGGGAAATGTTTGGAGATGATTTTAACCCTTACCTGCAGCAGAAATTGCCCAGAAAAGAGGGATCTGAAGTAAATGACTACAGGCAGTTTGAAGAAGAATACAGCACTGGGTTGAAAGTACTGCTGGAGGATATTTACAATCCTGAAATCCCTTTTGACCAGACGGAAGATTTGAAGAAATGCGGTTATTGTGCCTACAAAGAGATCTGTGGAAGGTAG